Part of the Salarias fasciatus chromosome 23 unlocalized genomic scaffold, fSalaFa1.1 super_scaffold_20, whole genome shotgun sequence genome, GTAGCGCAAAGCTGTTCCTCATGAGCTTTTTTCttgaagcagaaacaaaatgcGTGAAGTTGTACCATCCAGAGAGGAGAGCCGGACAGCCtctgtggttctgcagaggTGGTGAATGCACATGTGTCGCCGAAGGTGAATGAGATTCACCCATTTGGATGATGTGAGCTGAAAAGTAAAACATTGTCTGGTTGTCTTTCTTGACCTCAGAAGACCTGAACATTCACACGTCGTCTTCATGTTTTTGCTTCCAGggagctgcagtctgcagaagAAGGGCAAAATCAGCAATGATGAGCGAAGCGCTAAGATTTGTGAGGCTACACTGACCAACAAAACGGAGTttggtaaaaaaacaaacaaaaaaaaagtttctctccAATTATGAAAGTGTCTCTCTATGTGGGAAAGGACATATCACAACAAATCAGTCTCTCACTTTTTACACAGCATACAAAGtacagctggaggagacagTAGCTGATCTGTCCACAGACACTTACACTGTGAGGATACTGGACGTCATCAAAGAAGGTGAGTATCTTTAACTTTCAATacctttttatttacatttttagtcTGTTAAAGGCCAAACAGTCTTTATACCTCCAGTTTTATACACGGATCTATTTTACATGTGTAAGAGAGAGGATCTTAATAAATCTCCTGTTAGTAATCCTAAAATCTCTCCACCAGTCACTGCTTGCAGCTCATCACACAAGCATGTTTCATTAGTTAAGTGAATCAAGCTAAAAGCCGTTGACTAATGGTGACATCACTGCAGTTCCTCAAACGATTGACTGTAGTGCCAACAGGAAGGCATTACATGTCTCTAAAATGGAATTAAAAGAAGTGGTCTGTGCTGTCATCATGGCAGGAAACACTGATGTTGGTCCTATGGGTAAACTGCGCTCGTTCCTCAGCCATCAGCACTGCAGAGGGGCTGTAGGTCTTCAAAAGGGTAAAACGTATCTCATCATGGGCTCGTCCCAAGACATCCGCAGAGACGACCAAGAACAGACGTACGTGCAGTCAGACTTTTCTGCTATATATATAATCTATTCTCACATCAGTTCATCATGAGCTCCTGTGTATCTGGCTCGTTGTTTTCCACTCTTCAGGTTTTGGTACATGCTTGATGAGAAGACCTGGGTTGAGTACTGGCCCACAACAGAAGAGTGTCAGACAGATGAACACCGACCGTCCTGTTCGGGCTTGGAACACATGGTGGATCAGTTTCAAGTCTTTTCATGTCGACAATGACGAAGTCCAAGGAACTGTAACCtttatttttcatccatctCATGTGTTTTCTATGCAACATTGCATGGGAGAGTAAAGTATGTTGTCCTTAaaatttggtgtttttcatttcaattctcTTTGCCAGTCCTTGTAAACTTCATAATTTGGCCGGCCGGCCCTCATTGAGGTTCTGGAGGTCCAATCCGACCTTGTGTCAACTTCCAAAAAATTCTTGGTGTTTTTGTAATTCTCTTCCCCTTTTCAAGAACATTTGTTTATATCctcatttaatatttttcttttcaatatttttccattgttttgtgAATCTTTATGAAATGTTcctttattttagattttaaaaaaaattatattgttatatttgtatttgtgaAGGACTGAAAAGTCACCTCAACTAAGGATGTGGCTATCTTATAGATTAATTTATATAAAATACGAAATATCCCCCCCAAAATGCACAGGATCAGCACCTGTGCCTTAATTGGGCCATCGTTACTGGCTGGGCTAAACCAAAACCCGAGGGGTTTTTGAAACTAAGAATATTACATTCACGAAGGACATAACTAGATGTAGATAAATAACAACAGTTCATAAATATATACAACGCCTTTTTTTGTATAACCTTTTAATAGTTCCCCAAAAGTATGTATAGAACCACATACATAAACAGCACACCCCTACAGGGTCCGAACAATGGACTGCGCCGTCTGAGGTCAGACAGGTGAAACAGCGGTGGGCGCGCGCCTTTCTGAAGGAGCAGACCGGAGGAAGAAGGGCGGGGCTAAGGCGAGTTTTTGGAGTGTTACGGGAAGTTCAGACAATATTCCAGGAGGGGAGTCGTGGAAACATCGCCAGCAGTAGGGCCGTTTGAACATTTATTCGAAGAACACGTCTATCTGTTGCTCCGTTGTTGGAACTCTACAATAAATTCAAAATTGCAATATTCTTAGGAAGAATTATTAAAACGAATATCCCCAGTTACATTTTTGCTAGTgtacacatttttttaactgtgtaaaTCTTAACTAAAATTCATATATCGACAAAGCTTTAcatgtcccacgttgatgacatcatcatcagcGCGACAGTGCACAGCGATGTAAACAATGGAGAAGCGCACAGTCCCGTTGACgaacctcctcttctcctcagatcaagagaagctctctgatctcgctatattgccaatgctgggtccatcttgatgaaggatatctcacgctgtgtccaaaaacaacaaacgtGCTAACGAAGGCACGCTatgtcgacgtcatcacgtaaattaccgcgtCGACCCAGGTCTGCCTTTCCCACTGAAGCGAGCTGATTGAAACTCGGGTCACTTGCAGGGTCAATCGTCCCGGATCGAAATGCAATTTAAATCCTTTGCCACTGCCAAAAAGAGCCGATTGTTGGCGGGTTTATACTGAAATGGGGTCGTGCTATAATGGAGGacgagccaaagtaccggtgacctgaactgcctctgcttgcatgaAGTGGCTCAGccgccccgttagggggagctagtgagctggacagagtgtaagCCTACAACAGTGTGAGAAGAAGGCTGAGCAGCGTgggtggtttttgtttttccaagattcatttcaaacactgcatcgaaaatatctgcctgtaagtactcgaatatacttagttgatgttcaggatatAGGTGAAATTGATGTTTGTGAGTTTGTCCGTTCTTTTTGAATTTTCAACGCAGATGCCAATTCCGTTAGCATGataatggcgtttccattaatagttagcattgagctagcggctttgattttaaataccatcttgtttcagtttcacagtgccttcaggagaaagtaataaacactcagacctgctgaaatttcatgctttctttctgaagaactgttacCTACATGATAAACTGAGTCCAACAATCACAGAGGCcaaaattattaatgttcatgaagttgaattgaACTTggatttgatggttataaagttgtTTACATCATTATTGCAGTTATTCAACCTTTGAGGCTACTTAATTGTtccttattttgagaaagagaaactattttttatttaatactacaataatatatattttatcttaaatcacgtgaaatgttatctctgttgtgagttttgagtgtagaataattgtacaaaaaaaagttattttatgagAAACCTTACTGttgtcaacatatttttattttcacaaactgatatttgaaaaataggggtcatcTCATAATCAGAGTCGTACCGTATTCAGGTCAATACGGTAGTTTATTACTTTATTGTTACTTTTTGTGTTTATAACTGTTTATTACTTGATTATTGTTTATAAGACTGTATTatgtctatttttctctctttcaaccaaacacacatacacatacacatgtcATTGTACCCACATAAGGACATTAATGCCGATGAAAGGATTCTCTGGCTGGAATCTCCCGCCCAACACCGAAACCCCTTGCCATGCTTTGCATCGGTCATCATGCTGAATTAGTCaaaacattgtgtttgtgtgtgctctgctgtcCATCGTTTGGTTCCCTCAGAAAATGATCGTGCCCCGGACCGCAAACAAGATCCTTTCTTCTGACCAGGGAATTGGGAAAATTTAATGGATCGCAATTAAATGAAAATCTTTAATTGTCACTCTTACAGCTATTCACTACTCAGAATGACTGGAAGCTGAACTTCATGACCGTCGACCGGGAGCACAGCAGCACCAGATGTTTCAGGCCGTCAACGCCATGAGTGAgattttaaagcgatacttcaacattttggcaaattggcccatttagcgcaattcattagtcatttcgaacagtatacttactttttttgtgagggcgagctgttgtttattcagagttgagtcggggaaggttttcaggacggacacaatggaagtggatggtattttggttccccctcgtcaaactcagcaaatacacaatataacaaccccaaaacactttggtgggcaaattataatccgcacattcactacgctgtgaagtattaatgcaaaattacgagactgagttgtttatgcgaagattgctaagacggaactacttgtctgggcgtagtgatttcaaaagaaaaagtagttcccagtatttgcttcagtgtcgtaacgctacaatattatttgttggtgttccacagcgtagtgaatgtgcggattataatttgcccaccaaagtgttttggggttgttggattgtgtatttgatgagtttgacgagggggaaccaaaataccatccacttccattgtgtccgtcccgaaaaccttccccgactcacctctgaataaacaacagctcgccctcacaaaaaagtaagtatactgttcgaaatgactaaataattgcgctaaatgggccaatttgccaaaatgttgaagtatcgctttaagcacATTAGCAACGTGTGTATGAACAAAACGTATTTATTCAGCACTGTATTTAAAAGGTCGAAGTCGTGATATTCAACCACTTGAGTCTCATTAATGACATGCTGATAAAATGGATAGTCACTGTCCACTGTAATTTTCAAACTAAACTAGTTGAACTCAAATGATCTGAATCGATGAGTTTATTGTTAACAATCATATGTTTGCATGCAGTGATATAATTCAGAGACCGTCCACTGtttaatgctggaaaaaaaaaagctttaaaaaggtcaaatgTGGAGTATTGTGGTTTAGAAAGAAGATAAACAGTGAGACAATCATAAGTAACATTCATTTTTGTcagaacaaataaacacaacgAACCACTTTCTTTGAATACTTTCAGATTAGGTTTTAAACAAGTTTagcttcactgctgctgtgagcTGAGGAAACACTTGAAGTGGTGTTACAAGTTAGTCAACAGATGAAAAAGGGTTCGTGACTCGCTACTCATACCTCAAGTTAAAATAGATCAATATGTAACTCGTCTAACAGCACAGATTTCAATAAAGACACTTTGAAAAGCCCttgaattgacttttttttagaCTTCATAGCAtgacttggttttttttttgttttttttttttttatggggcgacagtagctcacttgggagagcgggtcgtcttataaccgggaggttggcggttcgatccctgctcccgcaggcgtaaaactggcgttgtgtccttgggcaagacacttcacccaccttgcctagtataaCGTGGATGCTACCGTGGACTGAGGCACAGGTGATGGATTCTTCCcagaaaaaggaggagaggaggaggagagagggagtggaccaacaccagtgTACACCAGGAACAACGAACACTGTGAGTAAATTGTGGGAACCATACGCAACCAAGTAGTGCCATAATCACCAGCTGTGATACAGAATGGCTCGAGTTATTTGCTCGATTGACCCCTTTGATGAAAGTATAGAGCAATGGTGGGTTTGGGGATACATGAAGTGATGCACAAAGGGACAGGCTTGTATGTGGACTGAAAAATGAAGCAGCTCAAAAGAAATGACTGACAGAAACTGACTTGACTCTCAAGAAAGCAATTTAAATAAGTGTGTCCATGGAAATGGCATCTGAAGAGGCCCAATAGCTGCAGGCACAAGGGAGACAGAGATGTTCACGGGCCACGCTTTGGCCGTGGCGGGTCTGGTCATCCTTTATCTGCAGGCTAGTTCAAACACATGGATTGCCGTAAAAAaagagacacattcacacagtcagTGGTGGAAAAAGAGAGTAACAGTGATTCTTCAGAGCGAGACGTGTCTCCTTCAGTGAAAACACGAAGAGAAATGACTGTGGGGGATAGTTCAAATTGCGTCTGGACCCAAGTTATGTTGGAAAGACATTCCATAAAAATGCAGATAGACACTGAAACGAGAGCATCATAAATGTCTGACAAATTCTCAGCCAAAAGTTTTTGATTTAAACTTAACGAAAATGTTACAATCAATGTTGTCttgaaagaaagaacagaacGAAGACGGAAGTATTAAATATTTGATGGGTTTAATATTGAGGGTTTGTAGCTGCAGACAAGAGGATTACATTCAACCTTGGACTTGCCTGAAAATATAAAGTGTTGAAACTTATTAGTTTcaatttttcaactttatgcacATTGCATCCTCAGAGGTTCTCCTAGTGGGGGTGTGGTCTCCACAGCAGGCGTGTCAGTGGTTTCATCCATGGGCTCCTCACTGAGTGTCCTTTGCTCTTGTGGAATTTTTCGCTGTGGATGAAAATGTTCTTATACACCGGCTCCACCTGCACAGCTGAAATGCGGCCAGTATGTCTATTTCATATAAATCTATGGTTGTCCACCAGCAATACCGAATTGTCATGCGATAATCTCATGAAAGAGAAAGCATGGTTGAGTAACACAGCCTGCATTCAGGAAGGTAGCGGTAATTTAATTGCTGTATGTGCAAATGTGATTGCTTAATTCACTcgtgacttaaaaaaaagtaattggaTTACAGTAACGTGCTACTGCCCATCACTGGTCTCAGCCATGTTGGGTTGTTCTCACAGGCTGATGCTGTCTTGGCGTACGATAAGCTCGAGGCAGGCCGACCCAGTAATGCTGTGTGTAGCTGTTTAATGACGTCCACCTCTTCCATTGtcattctgtctcctctcttcagctgcagttctgttacGCCCAGACCCCATTGATGGCTTGGATGCAGCTTTGAGAAGCAGGAGAATGTTCTGTTTCGAACAACCCTTCAAACCCAGGATGTGTCATCAGTCAGATCGACACCTGCGTCAGTCTCTGAGACTTTCTGAAACTGGAATGGAACCTGACGTGGATCTCCTCTCCAGTCAGAAGCAAGCTCACAGCTCACACTGATCTGGTAAGCCTGCTGGTATCAAGAACtatgaacatgaaaacatgtcagtaCAGTAATGTTCCTTTTACTGGCAACATATTTCTTGAACTGCAGCATGTCATCTGCTGATGGGccgcttgtgtttttttttatttggcgTTCCTGAAGGGCCTGCATGATGCCAGGACCAACCTgaactgaggaggagagatgaaggCTGCCCActcccaccctggagccaggatcctcttcctcacagcaCAACAACCTCATCTAACGgtcaggtaaacacacaccctCATCGCCTTGTATACCTGTTTATTACAATTATTCTGAAAGCAAAAccatgcaacttttgctctcgcgctccccctactggtcccctgtgaaagctcactgtcataAACGTTCTCTGCGTCAAAATCGCCCCGAGCAAGTGGCGAGTGTGGCTAAACTTTGACTCCcgtcaacaaaccgagcacgtGTGGAGCGTCACAAAGTCcttccgaacaagatgatgtgaCATATGTCGGGATAATTTGATGATATATGTCCGTTTTCGCGACAGAGAAAAGGCGTGTCCCCGatattttctgtcagttttaatcaagCCGGATTCAAGAAAATCTCAATTTTATCACAGACGGACGGCTTTTGCATCAAGACTGCTTCAAAAACcacacagactgaaagagaaCCGATTTTCCAATCAACAGCGATAGTTTAGTCCTGGATATGAACCgggtggacggacggatggatccTCCAAAGACTGGCGCCCCATCTCTGCTCGGATCGATGACAAGGTCTGCCTCGTCTCTCATCAGTGCGTTTGCAGAAACGCCCCCACCTACCTGCAGGAAGTGTGACACATCCAttatttttcatccagtttgtatCGTTGAAGAAATGTCGTGCGTCGATAACcgagaggtgaaaatgaaaaagattatTATTGACTGTGAGCGTCAGAAGCATTTCATAGGattaaactgacatttttatttctgtaggatcatccatgtCGCAGgaatgagtttgtgaaaatgcgTAAACTTTTGGTTTTCAGCTAGAAAATCTCTTTCCagaatgcattggagcggatgggaggaAATTCTGCCGTCTCCTCAAACAAACGCGTCTGGCGAGAGAAACATTTGAgatacagaaaaaataaaagcactgcCAGCATCACAAGGACTCTGGCTACGTTTTGATGTATAATATGttcagattgagccagaaatgtggccgtgggGACCAGAGAACTGTACTGCATTAATACTGCATGTAATGTCTAACCTGGTTTCCATAGTAACGGTGTGTCCAAGTTATCATGAGGAATTTCATGACATCATCGCCTGAGTTGCCTGGCAACTTTGAATCCGAGCTGTGATGTCATCAACAGCATTGACAGCCTGCGTCTTCAGCCTGCAGTTCACCACTCTGAACTATTCAGACGTCCCGATCAGTCGTAGCTTTGCGCTTTGGAGAAGAATCACCCACCCACCAAGTTATCCATCACTGAGTTAGCCAGATCTCTCTAAATTTCAGcttcagatttcattttgacagaGGATATTTGAGTATGTTTGACCAGACGAGGAAACCTCAAGAGCATTGTTCATCGACAAATGTAAGAACACGTGTTTTTTAAGTGAGAGACTCCATAAGTTTCCACTAAAACTGGAAATAGTATTTGTCATTGATGTGATATTGGACATTTATGAAAATAATGACCTTCTGAACCATTGCATTTACAGATGTCAGGTTACAGGAAGACAAAGCCAATTCTGGACCAGTTTGCGCCCATCAACCCATCAGCTTCTCTGTATGTGGGAGACCTGCTTCCCACCACCACAGAGGTGATGCTTTATGAGAAGTTCAGCCAGGTGGGGCAGGTCATCTCTGTCCGGGTTTGCAGACACCGGATCACCCGCCGCTCTCTCGGCTATGGCTTCGTCAACTACACGAAACGTGAAGATGGTGAGTTTTGTGTGAACAACCTCTGAAGGAGGCGCTGTGCCTCCAGTCGATCTTAATGTTCTTCAATTCATGTCTGATGCTGCATTTTGAGGGGCGAACCTGTGAATAcgcttatgttttttttcttttcttgtggtCTTTGTGTAGCTGAGCGAGCGCTGGACGACCTGGCCTTCACTGTCGTCAACGGCCGGCCTGTGCGGATCATGTGGTGTCGACGAGACCCCTCCCAGAGAACCAACGCAGCGGGGAACATCCTGATTAAGAACCTGGACAAATCCATCGACAGCCTGTCCTTGCTGAACACGTTTTCAGCCTTCGGGACTGTGCTGTCCTGTAAAGTGAGTATGGGGTCATAACAGTGTTAAAACTTTTTAGGAAAATTCATGATGcttgtgaatgtgtttgactcATAGCTCTTCCTCTTTCCAGGTGGTTTGTGACGACAACAACGTCTCAAAGGGGTACGGCTACGTGCACTTTGAGACCGTGGAGGCCGCTGAGCGCGCCACTCAGAGGCTGAACGGCATGCTGCTCAATGACCAGATAGTGTAAGTGTGATTTCCGTTCCTTAAAGTTTTCGAACCTGCTACTACAAGTTCCCAAGTCAGGTTTTGACACATTTGACTTAAtgtttcatgatgttttcttcaACAGAACTATTGAGCCATTCCGATCGTTTAAAGACAGGGAGGCGGAGCTCGCCACAAGTGCAGAGGAGTTCACCAACGTTTATATAAAGAACTTCGGAGAGGACATGGACGACAACAGGctgacggagctgttcagcaaATACGGTAAGAGAGTCAGATTTAATGTCCACTCAGCATTCACAGCTGAGGATGTGAACCGATGTTGaccagctgctttttttttttttttttgaacaggaCCCACATCCAGCGTTCGTGTGATGACAGACGACAATGGAACTTCGAAAGGATTTGGATTCGCCCGCTTTGAGAGCCACGAGAACGCCAGGAAGGTAAGAACCACTTCTGAGGAAGACTGATGGGTAGATCACATATTCTCTGCATTTCTGCTTGCTTCAAATCACGATACCTATGTTTATTTCCTCTCAGGCGGTGGACGACTTGAACGGTAAAGTGTTGAACGGCCGGCGGTTGTACGTGTCTCGTGCTCAAAGGAAGGCAGAGCGGCAGACGGAGCTCACGCGCAGGTTTGAGCCTGAGAGTTTGGATCGCGGATCCAGGTATCAGGTCAGTAAGTCACTTAACTCCAGCGTCCAGTCACTTTTTGAGGAGCAGATCCGTCATGCTCAAAATGAAAGTGGCAAAGGACCTTTGAGCCCAGGCTGTACTGTTTAAAGACTGTTATTCGGGGTGGCACTAACTTCTCCTTTGTCCTTGAATAAACTAGGGGGTCAATCTGTACGTCCACAACCTGGACTCCGACATGGATGAGGAGCGTCTGCACCGAGCTTTCAGTCCCTTTGGAACCATCACAAGTGTCAAGGTGAGCAGTCAACTAGCAGTGAATTACAAATTGTAATGGATTTCTTACTCCTTATGGTAATTCCTGTCATATCACAATGAGTCTTGTGTAAATTGAGGTGACAGGTATAGGTATAGTTAAAGATATAAGTAGGAACTCTGAGAAAGAGCATGTTTAATTCAATGTTTTCATACCTGAACTGAATGAGTTTAATTTGTGTCTCTTCCGCAGGTGATGACGGAGGGGGAACGCTGCAAAGGATTTGGGTTTGTCTGCTTTTCGTCCCCTGAGGAGGCAAGCCGGGCCATGACTGGGATGAACGGCCACGTCTTGGGCACCCAGGCGCTCTACGTGGTGCTGGCCCGGTCTCGTCCTGACGCGCGTCCTCAGCGCGAACCCTTTGTCCAACCCCGACATGAGGCCTACATGCAACCCCAGCGAGAGACACAGGtacacccccagcagcagcctctcccactccaacagcagcagcttctcctcagaTGCCCCCAGTGTGGGATCTGCCTGCTTCCACAATCTCAGTCCTACGTGTGCCCTCAGTGGGAGCCTAACGCACGCTTCCATCACGGGCCCCACATGCTCCCCCAGGAGGGGACCCCCTCAAACCCTCAGTGGGGGGCCAACATACTGCCCCGTTATGAGCCCTATGTGTGGTCCCAGCAAAATCTTCACATGCACCCCCAATATAGACCCTATGTGTGAAAAGGTGGAATAGATTTATAAAAAGATAACTAAAGGAAAGAATTGGGGGGGCAGAAAGAAGCATTGAAGAAACTAAAACTCAGGAAAAAAACGATTGATATCAACTTTCCAAACACAgagggaaggatggaaggaaagaaagaaaagagaaattaagcattgaagaaagaaaacctcAGAAAAAAGTGATATCATCATTacatctctgtgtctgaggatcgggtcgccgggcaccctgccgtcggctgctaCCCAATCCACGGtgtctctggattggcagaccagggggaccggagggtgtgccccactatagggggatcacactcctcagcctcctcgggaaagtctattccagggttctggagaggaggattcgaccgatagtcgaacctcggattcaggaggagcgatgtggttttcgtcctggtcgtgggaTAGTGGACCAGCTCttcaccctccatagggtgctcgaaggctcatgggagttcgcccaaccagtccacatgtgttttgtggacttggagaaggcgtttgaccgcgtccctcgtggtgtcttatggggggtgctccgggaatacggagtccgagtccccttgttcagggctgtccgttctttgtatgaccggagcaggagtctggtccacattgccagcagtaagttGGAGCttttcccggtgcatgttggactccggcagtgctgccctttgtcaccggttctgttcataatctttatggacagaatttctaggtgcagccaggggctggagggggtccggttcgggaaccacaggatttcatctgtgctttttgcagatgatgttttccTGTAGGCTTCATCGAACATGGACCTACAGCttgcactggggtggttcgcagccgagtgtgaagcgacagcgATGagaatcagcacctccaaatccgaggtcatggtccttgaccggaagaaggtggcttgccctctccaggttggtggagagactctggcccaagtggaggagtttaagtatcctggggtcttgttcacgagtgggggacggatggagcgtgagattgacaggtggatcggtgcagcggctgcagtgattcagtcgttgtattggtccgttgtgggtgaagagggagctgagctgaaaagcGAAGCtttcaatttaccggtcaatctacgttcccaccctcatctatggtcatgagctttgggtcctgaccgaaaggacaaaatcccagatacaagcggctgaaatgagcctCCTCTGTCGGGTGTCTGGGCGCTCcattagagatagggtgaggagctcagtcaccagagaggagctcggagtagagccgcttctcctccacatcaagagggaCCAGCTGGGGTGGCTCGcgcttctgttcaggatgcctcctggacgcctccccagggaggtgttccgggcatgtcccactgggaggagaccccagggaagacccaggacatgctggagagactatgtctctcggctggcctgggaacccCTTGGgctcctcccagaggagctggaggaagtgtctggggacaggaaagtctgggcatccctgctgagactgctgcccccgtgacctGGCCCCAGACCACAGAGAGAATGAtggaagcaaagaaagaaaaatgaaattaagcCTTACGGAAGCAAAACCACTGAAAAAAGTGATATCATCACAACCGAAGAGGGAAGGAtggaagcaaagaaagaaaagagacacTAAGCATTGAAGAAGGaaaactgctggaaaaaaatgattgatatcATCATTacatctctgtgtctgaggatcgggtcgctgggcaccctgccatcggctgccacccaatccacggTGCTTCTGGATTGGCacaccggggtggtggtccccctgtttaaaaagggggaccggaggatgtgctccaactattgagggatcacactcctcagcctccccgggaaagtctattccagggtactggagaggaggattcgaccgatagtcgaacctcggattcaggagtggcgatgcggttttcgtcctggtcgtgggacagtggaccagctctacaccctccatagggtgctcgaaggctcatgggagttcgcccaaccagtccacatgtgttttgtggacttggagaaggcgtttgaccgcgtccctcgtggtgtcttatggggggtgctccgggaatacggagtccgagtccccttgttcagggctgtccgttctttgtatgaccggagcaggagtctggtccacattgccagcagtaagttGGAGCttttcccggtgcatgttggactccggcagtgctgccctttgtcaccggttctgttcataatctttatggacagaatttctaggtgcagccaggggctggagggggtccggttcgggaaccacaggatttcatctgtgctttttgcagatggtgttgtcctgttggcttcatcgaacatgGACCTACAGCttgcactggggtggt contains:
- the LOC115383614 gene encoding polyadenylate-binding protein 1-like; amino-acid sequence: MLYEKFSQVGQVISVRVCRHRITRRSLGYGFVNYTKREDAERALDDLAFTVVNGRPVRIMWCRRDPSQRTNAAGNILIKNLDKSIDSLSLLNTFSAFGTVLSCKVVCDDNNVSKGYGYVHFETVEAAERATQRLNGMLLNDQIVTIEPFRSFKDREAELATSAEEFTNVYIKNFGEDMDDNRLTELFSKYGPTSSVRVMTDDNGTSKGFGFARFESHENARKAVDDLNGKVLNGRRLYVSRAQRKAERQTELTRRFEPESLDRGSRYQGVNLYVHNLDSDMDEERLHRAFSPFGTITSVKVMTEGERCKGFGFVCFSSPEEASRAMTGMNGHVLGTQALYVVLARSLGA